A stretch of the Chroogloeocystis siderophila 5.2 s.c.1 genome encodes the following:
- a CDS encoding J domain-containing protein: MPQQERDRTFVRYQNSHYALLGLHPSASAIEIRRAYRELSKRYHPDTTDLPKANATAKFQQLNEAYATLSNPERRMQYDLKIGYSRIAVMQAPADLNRPVSPTPTWRSRSAYLDPTDRPLSSGEIFALFLLLLTFVGCVILAITIALTRGDSFKPTTNPQPPVAVQYVKSNLSTQNPYVSPFC, encoded by the coding sequence ATGCCACAACAGGAGCGTGATCGCACGTTTGTCCGCTATCAAAATAGCCATTACGCACTGCTGGGACTTCACCCTTCCGCATCCGCGATCGAAATTCGCCGCGCCTATCGGGAATTGAGTAAACGCTACCATCCCGATACCACAGATTTACCCAAAGCAAATGCTACGGCAAAGTTTCAGCAACTTAATGAAGCTTATGCAACGCTCAGCAATCCAGAGCGACGCATGCAATATGATTTAAAAATTGGCTATTCGCGAATTGCGGTCATGCAAGCACCGGCTGATCTTAACCGTCCTGTTTCGCCAACTCCGACTTGGCGATCACGTTCAGCTTATCTCGATCCTACGGATCGCCCTTTATCATCAGGAGAGATTTTTGCTTTGTTTTTGTTGCTGTTGACTTTTGTCGGCTGTGTCATATTAGCAATTACAATTGCGCTCACCCGTGGAGATAGTTTTAAACCAACAACTAATCCACAACCTCCCGTTGCGGTGCAATACGTTAAATCTAACCTATCAACTCAAAATCCTTATGTCTCTCCCTTCTGCTGA
- a CDS encoding late competence development ComFB family protein — protein sequence MFKTVVNLTQQAVISEIENVLDTYPCHPYQKAFAIPDLRQELIAYVLNRIPCVYSVVDNERKAILLNYQLPSAQQQIQLENLIHQGIYAILQEKSDWVNRHLPEATQCSVEPSHWFG from the coding sequence ATGTTTAAGACAGTAGTCAATTTAACACAACAAGCAGTTATCTCGGAAATCGAAAACGTTTTAGATACGTATCCGTGTCATCCTTACCAAAAAGCCTTTGCAATTCCAGATTTAAGACAAGAATTAATTGCCTATGTTCTTAATCGAATTCCTTGCGTTTATAGTGTTGTAGACAACGAACGAAAAGCAATACTACTCAATTATCAGTTACCAAGTGCCCAGCAACAAATCCAATTAGAAAACTTGATTCACCAAGGGATTTACGCGATTTTGCAAGAAAAATCTGACTGGGTAAATCGCCACCTTCCTGAAGCCACGCAATGTAGTGTTGAACCGTCGCATTGGTTTGGTTAG
- a CDS encoding DUF2945 domain-containing protein, whose translation MAKEFKKGDKVEWKTSQGKTTGKVKQKVTSPTDIKGHHVAASEDNAQYLVESDKSGKEAAHKPDALEKIEE comes from the coding sequence TTGGCTAAAGAATTCAAAAAAGGTGACAAAGTAGAGTGGAAAACTTCACAGGGTAAAACGACTGGTAAAGTCAAACAAAAAGTTACTTCACCAACTGATATTAAAGGACATCATGTTGCTGCGTCAGAAGATAACGCTCAATACCTTGTAGAAAGTGACAAATCAGGTAAAGAAGCTGCCCATAAACCTGACGCATTAGAAAAGATCGAGGAATAG
- a CDS encoding YaaW family protein — MDELRAALELATEEELEQLTNILFHRKFNPLDYLHTPEPIEVQSRDRSSWIDAIEQRFRYLAADGMTVLQGRTEQVTYRQTLIRVCRYLKIPFSSSLTTTDLEAEIFLNLLGRAWRQLPAQEQQSLTRRIQRSIAQASATFPAIVHQNPVALLVKGGSALAVSSVLKPILLQQIARQFAVHFASYQVAKQALVKGGTAAAAQFQSHLALQTAQRGMAMSAARYGAVRGVFACVAPALWTWFFADLGWRAIATNYGRIIPTIFALAQIRLTRTEYWQPA, encoded by the coding sequence TTGGACGAGCTGAGAGCGGCGCTAGAATTAGCCACTGAAGAAGAGTTAGAGCAACTGACAAATATCTTATTTCATCGTAAATTTAATCCGCTTGATTATCTACACACTCCTGAACCAATAGAAGTGCAAAGTCGCGATCGCTCGTCATGGATAGACGCCATCGAGCAACGATTTCGCTATTTAGCTGCTGATGGCATGACTGTGTTGCAAGGGCGTACAGAACAAGTTACCTATCGGCAAACATTAATTCGAGTGTGTCGTTATTTAAAAATTCCCTTTTCGAGTAGCCTAACGACAACAGATTTAGAGGCAGAAATCTTTTTAAATCTACTAGGGCGCGCTTGGCGGCAACTACCAGCGCAAGAACAACAAAGCTTAACAAGGCGAATACAGCGATCGATCGCGCAAGCAAGTGCCACATTCCCCGCAATCGTTCACCAAAACCCAGTAGCACTACTTGTGAAAGGCGGTAGTGCTTTAGCTGTCAGTTCAGTTTTAAAACCGATCCTACTTCAGCAAATTGCCCGACAGTTTGCCGTTCATTTTGCGAGTTATCAAGTTGCCAAACAAGCCCTTGTGAAAGGTGGTACAGCCGCAGCCGCGCAATTTCAGAGTCATTTAGCACTACAAACCGCACAACGCGGTATGGCGATGAGTGCAGCGCGATACGGTGCAGTTCGCGGTGTGTTTGCCTGTGTCGCACCCGCACTATGGACGTGGTTCTTTGCTGATTTAGGATGGCGGGCGATCGCCACAAATTATGGTCGCATTATTCCCACGATCTTTGCGCTTGCTCAAATTCGCCTAACTCGCACCGAATACTGGCAGCCGGCATAA
- a CDS encoding DUF3140 domain-containing protein, protein MSKNDKSVIEEFFDVINMTPKEIDSWLDTEESQSVGQKDGNDESIGHKSGKRIVELLQKEKSDYTDDDLAHMKKVISYVHRHTAQKPSSDIENSRWRYSLKNWGHDPLK, encoded by the coding sequence ATGAGCAAGAATGATAAATCAGTTATCGAGGAGTTTTTTGATGTTATTAACATGACACCAAAAGAAATTGATTCTTGGTTGGATACCGAAGAGTCGCAATCGGTAGGGCAAAAAGACGGCAATGATGAATCAATTGGTCATAAATCTGGGAAACGCATTGTTGAACTTTTACAAAAGGAGAAAAGTGATTATACCGATGACGACTTAGCGCACATGAAAAAGGTCATCAGTTATGTCCATCGTCATACAGCACAAAAGCCATCAAGCGATATAGAAAACTCGCGATGGCGATACTCTTTAAAAAACTGGGGACACGATCCCTTGAAATGA
- a CDS encoding O-antigen ligase family protein: MGKHNQILQSHLIARLHPAWNFAQLGLLTFPLVPILGALGIFLALATTWRYKYRQIVRDPLNRGLAVLAIWLVMTAIFADDRLAATLGLFNFLPFFLLFAAFSTLIQTPTQLRQLSQILVIPSIPVIILGFGQLLLNWATTAAFSGFLGWTLIAQGNPPGRMAAVFMYANILAGYLVITFILALGLFLARVQRSDLPSASATNMLLFMAVMGNFVALILTNSRNAWVIACLAIFAFAVYQGWRWLVASVSAIAGAILLAAFAPAPLSHLLRTVVPQFFWARLTDQLYPNRPIPFLRTTQWQFALSLTQQRPLIGWGLRNFTPLYENQMHVWLGHPHNFFLMFAAETGIVGIAFLSIWVGWILIRCIQLLHNWQFPNLDEAQTTQNQIIFFSYLVAFFACVLFNTVDVTIFDLRLNTLVWILLAAIYGVANSRRSQPFLQNR, from the coding sequence ATGGGCAAGCACAATCAAATACTACAATCGCACCTTATTGCCCGTCTGCACCCTGCCTGGAACTTTGCTCAACTAGGATTACTGACTTTTCCTTTAGTTCCAATTTTAGGAGCTTTAGGGATATTTTTAGCATTAGCTACTACCTGGCGATACAAGTACCGCCAAATTGTCCGCGATCCACTGAATCGGGGGCTGGCTGTTTTAGCGATTTGGCTCGTGATGACAGCGATTTTTGCTGACGATCGCCTAGCTGCAACGTTAGGTTTATTCAACTTCTTACCATTTTTTCTCTTATTTGCTGCCTTCAGTACGCTGATTCAAACACCAACTCAGTTGCGGCAATTATCCCAAATCTTGGTAATCCCCTCTATTCCTGTCATCATTCTTGGCTTCGGGCAATTATTACTTAATTGGGCAACAACAGCAGCGTTTTCAGGTTTTCTCGGTTGGACACTCATTGCGCAAGGCAATCCTCCTGGGCGTATGGCTGCTGTTTTCATGTACGCCAATATTCTTGCTGGATATTTGGTGATTACTTTTATTCTGGCTTTAGGGTTATTTCTCGCGCGTGTTCAAAGATCTGACTTGCCATCAGCGAGCGCAACGAATATGCTCTTATTCATGGCAGTGATGGGAAATTTTGTTGCTTTAATCTTGACAAATTCACGCAATGCTTGGGTGATCGCCTGCTTGGCAATTTTTGCTTTTGCCGTTTATCAAGGTTGGCGATGGTTAGTCGCGAGTGTGAGTGCGATCGCGGGCGCAATTTTACTCGCTGCTTTTGCTCCCGCACCATTGAGTCATCTACTCCGAACAGTTGTACCGCAATTTTTCTGGGCAAGATTAACCGATCAACTCTATCCTAATCGACCAATTCCTTTTTTACGTACGACTCAATGGCAGTTTGCCTTATCTTTAACGCAACAACGTCCCCTTATTGGCTGGGGATTGCGTAATTTTACACCGCTGTATGAAAATCAAATGCACGTTTGGCTAGGTCATCCGCATAACTTTTTCTTGATGTTCGCAGCCGAAACAGGAATTGTAGGTATTGCCTTTTTAAGTATTTGGGTTGGTTGGATTTTGATTCGATGTATTCAACTATTACACAACTGGCAATTTCCCAATTTAGATGAAGCACAAACCACTCAAAATCAAATAATTTTCTTTAGTTATCTTGTCGCTTTTTTTGCTTGTGTGTTGTTCAATACCGTAGACGTCACAATTTTTGATTTACGCCTTAATACCTTAGTTTGGATACTACTCGCTGCAATTTATGGTGTTGCCAATTCACGCAGATCTCAGCCATTTCTGCAAAATAGATAA
- a CDS encoding isoprenyl transferase — translation MTVKPIVLQDLPPDLKRERLPKHVAVIMDGNGRWAKHRGLPRIMGHKRGVDVLKDLLRCCRDWGVAALTAYAFSTENWGRPLEEVDFLMTLFERVLRKELREMIEEDVRIQFVGNLSALPRSLQTEIARAVAETQHNRGIQLTVATNYGGRQEILDACRAIAHQVQQGLLQPDDIDEALFERHLYTAGIGDPDLLIRTSGEMRISNFLLWQMAYAEIYITETLWPDFDRAEFHRALCSYQQRERRFGKV, via the coding sequence ATGACTGTAAAGCCAATTGTGTTACAAGATTTGCCCCCAGATTTAAAACGAGAACGCCTGCCCAAGCACGTGGCAGTCATTATGGATGGAAATGGTCGTTGGGCTAAACATCGGGGATTACCTCGTATCATGGGTCACAAACGGGGCGTTGATGTCTTAAAAGATTTACTACGCTGTTGTCGCGACTGGGGAGTGGCCGCCCTGACAGCCTATGCTTTTTCTACAGAAAATTGGGGAAGACCGCTAGAGGAAGTGGACTTTTTGATGACGTTGTTTGAGCGGGTGTTGCGCAAAGAATTGCGGGAGATGATCGAAGAAGATGTCCGCATTCAGTTTGTGGGAAACTTGAGTGCGCTACCGCGATCGCTACAAACCGAAATTGCGCGCGCTGTCGCCGAAACTCAACATAATCGCGGAATTCAATTGACAGTAGCAACCAACTACGGTGGACGACAAGAGATTTTAGATGCGTGTCGCGCGATCGCGCATCAAGTACAGCAAGGATTGTTACAACCTGATGACATTGATGAAGCTTTATTTGAACGGCATTTGTATACTGCTGGCATTGGCGATCCTGATTTATTAATTCGCACGAGTGGAGAAATGCGCATTAGCAACTTTCTTCTATGGCAAATGGCTTATGCGGAAATTTATATCACTGAAACCCTATGGCCTGATTTTGACCGTGCGGAGTTTCACCGAGCATTATGCTCTTATCAGCAGCGCGAACGTCGATTTGGCAAAGTGTAA
- a CDS encoding DUF3143 domain-containing protein, producing MSLPSADTPLYNHALPNIEEWLRSQGCQQDSELLHCWYVQRPDWEAELLLDVDQLTVRYTKVGTSSQDILRSFKYSLSREDVEQAVFSGP from the coding sequence ATGTCTCTCCCTTCTGCTGATACTCCTTTATATAACCACGCCTTACCGAACATTGAAGAATGGCTAAGAAGCCAAGGTTGTCAACAAGATAGCGAGCTACTGCACTGTTGGTACGTACAACGCCCTGATTGGGAAGCTGAGTTACTGCTCGATGTCGATCAATTAACCGTACGTTATACGAAAGTTGGTACGTCATCACAAGACATCCTCCGCTCGTTCAAATACTCTTTGAGCCGTGAAGATGTCGAGCAAGCAGTTTTTTCAGGACCTTGA